In Achromobacter pestifer, the DNA window ACCGGCGCGGTCACCTTCGACCCCTCCGAGCTGCTGGCCTCGCCGGTGTTCGGCGCCACCCTGCGCGAATTGGCATCGCAGTACGACATGGTGATCCTGGACACGGCGCCCGTGCTGTCGTCTCCGGACGCTGCCGTGGTCGGCACGCATGCGGCCGCGGTGATGGTGGTGGTGCGCTCGGGCATGAACACCGTGGGCGAAATCCGCGAGACGGCCAAGCGCCTGATCCAGGCGGGCGCGCCGGTGGACGGCGTGCTCTTCAACGGTCTCAAGCTCCTGCCGGAACGCTTCGGCTTCCGGTCCAAGTACGGTAGTTATCGCTACTCCCGTGCGGCGTATTACGGCGATTTCAAACAGAACGGCCCTAAATAACGCCACCCGGAGAAACTGGCATGCACGGAACTTTTGGCTGGGACACCCCGCAAATTCTGGATGCGGTTTTCAAGGCTTATGACATACGCGGCACGGTGCCGGAAGAGATCGACGCGAGGTTCGCGCACAGCCTGGGGATGGCGGCGGGAACCCAGGCCCGCGAACTGGGAGCGCGGTCCATTGTGGTGGGGAGGGATGGCAGGCTGAGCAGCGTCGAGTTGGCGGCCGCCTTGCAGGCGGGCCTGCGCTCGGCGGGCATGCACGTGATCGACATCGGCATGGCGACCACGCCGATGGTGTACTTCGCGACCCGCCTGATGGACACGGGCGCGGGCATCGCGGTCACCGGCAGCCATAATCCGCCGGCGCACAACGGCTTCAAGATCGTGCTGGACGGCGCCTCGCTGTACGGCGAGGGCATCACTGCGCTGCGCGACGCGATGCGCCTGCCCATCGAATCGGCGAGCGCGTCGGGCGGACGCACGCAGATGCAGATCATGCCGTGCTACACGGCGCGCCTGATGGGCGACATCCGCATGTCGCGTCCGATGAAGATCGCCATCGATTGCGGCAACGGCGTGGCCGGCGCCGCGGCGCCGGCGCTGTTCCGCGCCCTGGGCTGCGAAGTGGTCGAGCTGTTCTGCGAGGTCGACGGCTCGTTCCCGGGCCATCACCCGGACCCCGCCGATCCGCAGAACCTGCAGGACTTGATCTATTGCCTGCGCTATTCCGACTGCGAGGTCGGCCTGGCGTTCGACGGCGACGGCGACCGGCTCGGCGTGGTGACCAAGACGGGGCAGATCATCTGGCCCGATCGCCAGCTGATCCTGTTCGCGCGCGACGTGCTTTCGCGCAACCCGGGCGCCGAGATCATCTACGACGTCAAGTGCAGCCGCCACGTGGCGCGCGCCATCACCGAGGCGGGCGGCAAGGCCACCATGTGGAAGACCGGGCATTCACTGATCAAGGCCAAGATGCGCGAGACCGGCGCGCTGCTGGCTGGCGAGATGAGCGGCCACATCTTTTTCAAGGAGCGCTGGTACGGCTTTGACGACGGCATCTACGCGGCCGCGCGGCTGCTGGAGATCCTGTCCGGGGCGCCGGATCCGTCGGCTCTGCTGGAAAGCCTGCCGCAGTCCTGCGCCACGCCCGAAATCAAGCTGGAAACCGCCGAAGGCGAGCAGTTCGATCTGGTGGCGGCGCTGCGCGCGCAGGGGCAGTTTCCCGGCGCGCAGTCCATCAACGATCTGGACGGCATCCGGGTGGATTACGCCGACGGCTTCGGCCTGGCGCGTCCGTCCAACACCACGCCGACGGTGGTATTGCGTTTTGAAGGGGACACGGTGGCCGCACTGGCCCGTATCGAGGAGGATTTCCGCAACGCGTTCCGGCGCATTGCCCCTCATGTTCGTTTACCGTTTTAAGGAGCATCACGCGATGGGAAAGGCCAAGTATGCGGTTGAGGCGCTAAGGGCGAATTCGGGTCTGGCGGACAGCGCGGAGTGGCAGGCGTTCGCGCAGGCTGCGCGCGGCGCGGAACTGGACGGCGCTGCGCTGAAGGTCATCGAGGCGGCGGGTCTGTGCGTGGACCTGAGCATGCAGCGGCAGTCGCCGACGCTGGAGGCGGCGGCCATGGCGCTGTTGCAGGCGCGTGGCGTGGCGGACGCACGTCAGGCATTGTTCGCGGGCGAGCCGGTCAACTGGACCGAAGGCAAGCCGGCATGGCATACGGCGCTGCGCGCCGGACGCACGCGGGAGCAGCCCGACGGCCAGGACGCGGACTCCGTCTGCGAGCATTCGCGCATGACGGACTTCGTGCGCCGCGTGGACCAGACGGCGGATTTCAACACGGTGCTGCACATCGGCATCGGCGGCAGCGACTGGGGGCCGCGCCTGGCGGTCCAGGCATTCGGCGGCGCGCAGCAGCGCCGGCAGATCCGCTTCGTGTCCAACATCGACGGACATGCGTTCCATGACGCGGTCGCCGGGCTGGATCCGCGCCGCTGCCTGGTGGTGGTGTCGTCCAAGTCCTTCACCACCGCCGAGAC includes these proteins:
- a CDS encoding phosphomannomutase/phosphoglucomutase produces the protein MHGTFGWDTPQILDAVFKAYDIRGTVPEEIDARFAHSLGMAAGTQARELGARSIVVGRDGRLSSVELAAALQAGLRSAGMHVIDIGMATTPMVYFATRLMDTGAGIAVTGSHNPPAHNGFKIVLDGASLYGEGITALRDAMRLPIESASASGGRTQMQIMPCYTARLMGDIRMSRPMKIAIDCGNGVAGAAAPALFRALGCEVVELFCEVDGSFPGHHPDPADPQNLQDLIYCLRYSDCEVGLAFDGDGDRLGVVTKTGQIIWPDRQLILFARDVLSRNPGAEIIYDVKCSRHVARAITEAGGKATMWKTGHSLIKAKMRETGALLAGEMSGHIFFKERWYGFDDGIYAAARLLEILSGAPDPSALLESLPQSCATPEIKLETAEGEQFDLVAALRAQGQFPGAQSINDLDGIRVDYADGFGLARPSNTTPTVVLRFEGDTVAALARIEEDFRNAFRRIAPHVRLPF